A region from the Anaerolineae bacterium genome encodes:
- a CDS encoding PIN domain-containing protein → MTIFVLDTSAILTILNQEEGVETVLSLLDQAKEGRATVHLPFMALMELEYLLLRRLSPEETQSLLMLVQAWPVRVSESDPEWRHRAASVKANTPVSIADAWNASLALLLNAALIHKDPDYEHITGLQMVRLPYKM, encoded by the coding sequence ATGACGATCTTCGTCCTTGATACCTCAGCCATACTCACAATCTTGAATCAAGAAGAGGGCGTAGAAACCGTGCTCTCCCTGTTAGATCAGGCTAAAGAGGGCCGAGCTACCGTCCATCTCCCCTTTATGGCTTTGATGGAATTGGAATACTTGCTCCTGCGCAGGCTAAGCCCGGAGGAAACGCAATCCCTTCTAATGCTAGTGCAAGCCTGGCCGGTGCGAGTGTCAGAATCGGATCCAGAATGGCGACATCGAGCTGCCTCAGTCAAGGCAAATACACCGGTGTCGATTGCCGATGCCTGGAACGCTTCTTTAGCACTGCTGCTCAACGCGGCATTGATCCATAAGGACCCCGATTACGAACACATCACAGGACTCCAGATGGTAAGACTGCCTTACAAGATGTAG
- a CDS encoding glycerate kinase: protein MDSPVETLNPCRRQQLIEIMTAALRAVDPAEAVRRHLQRQGDILQVGGAHYDLRRFRRVIVVGGGKAGAPMAAAVMEILGDCVAGGAVVVKYGHTAPSGTWRVRFGHGDGVPASQEPLSLGPVELIEAGHPIPDAAGLKGAQRVLSWLRNLSAEDLVICLISGGGSALLPAPAEGLHLEDKQALTEMLLRAGATINEINAVRKHCSLLKGGQLARQAAPATLITLVLSDVVGSPLDVIASGPTVPDLSTFADAYAVLERYGLVEQAPASIVARLRQGMAGALAETPKPGDPCFKRVQTVVVGDNRIAAQAAAECARQLGFSTQVLTTFIEGEAREVARVCAALLKEEVQTDAPLPRPACLILGGETTVTVRGHGRGGRNQELALAAALALDGWPDVAIISLGTDGTDGPTNAAGALATGWTVRAGKAIGLDAAAMLSDNDAYRFFSALGDLIITGPTGTNVNDLILGLAWPG from the coding sequence ATGGATAGCCCAGTCGAAACGCTTAACCCCTGCCGGAGACAGCAGCTCATCGAGATCATGACTGCAGCCCTGCGAGCCGTCGATCCAGCCGAGGCTGTACGTCGTCACCTGCAACGCCAAGGGGATATCCTGCAGGTAGGCGGTGCCCATTACGACCTGAGACGGTTTCGTCGTGTGATCGTGGTAGGAGGGGGAAAGGCCGGCGCACCTATGGCTGCTGCTGTCATGGAGATCCTGGGCGATTGCGTCGCTGGCGGGGCTGTCGTCGTTAAATATGGGCATACGGCCCCATCTGGCACATGGCGAGTTCGTTTCGGGCATGGCGATGGCGTGCCGGCCTCTCAGGAACCCTTGTCGCTCGGCCCTGTTGAGCTAATCGAGGCCGGCCATCCCATTCCCGACGCGGCCGGTTTGAAGGGTGCGCAGCGAGTGCTCAGCTGGCTGCGCAACCTGAGCGCGGAAGACCTAGTGATCTGCCTGATCTCCGGCGGTGGGTCGGCGCTGTTGCCTGCCCCAGCAGAAGGCCTCCATCTGGAAGACAAGCAAGCCTTAACCGAGATGCTGCTGCGCGCTGGCGCCACCATCAACGAGATCAACGCGGTTCGTAAACACTGCTCACTGCTGAAGGGAGGGCAACTGGCCCGTCAGGCTGCTCCGGCCACGCTCATCACATTGGTGCTGTCGGATGTGGTCGGCAGTCCGCTGGATGTGATCGCTTCGGGTCCCACCGTACCCGACCTGAGCACCTTCGCCGATGCATATGCCGTGTTGGAGCGGTACGGCCTAGTTGAGCAGGCCCCGGCCAGCATTGTCGCCCGCTTGCGGCAGGGTATGGCCGGCGCGCTTGCGGAGACCCCTAAGCCTGGTGATCCCTGCTTTAAGCGCGTGCAGACCGTAGTGGTGGGCGATAACCGGATCGCCGCGCAAGCGGCAGCTGAATGCGCTCGGCAGCTGGGCTTCTCCACCCAGGTCCTCACTACCTTTATCGAGGGAGAAGCAAGGGAAGTCGCCCGCGTCTGCGCCGCGTTGCTGAAGGAGGAAGTGCAGACGGACGCACCGCTGCCGCGGCCGGCTTGTCTGATCTTGGGCGGGGAGACCACCGTGACCGTGCGTGGGCACGGCAGAGGGGGACGCAACCAGGAGCTGGCACTGGCTGCGGCTCTGGCCCTAGACGGCTGGCCTGACGTCGCCATCATCAGCTTGGGCACAGACGGTACAGATGGGCCGACGAATGCGGCAGGCGCACTGGCCACGGGATGGACCGTGCGCGCTGGTAAGGCTATAGGGTTAGACGCCGCAGCGATGCTATCGGACAACGATGCATATCGCTTTTTCTCGGCACTGGGCGATTTGATCATCACAGGCCCCACTGGCACTAATGTGAACGATTTGATCCTAGGTCTGGCATGGCCAGGGTAG
- a CDS encoding beta-galactosidase, whose product MSELKKDMENLKRHGFNLIKLQEHWAVDEPLEGHYDFSRYEELIEHAARLDLGVYIGLTCEQAPGWLWRKHPGCRMVGRNGLPIAYEAQTTLPADGKPGPCYDHPGARADMQRFIKQLVHTLGKYENVMVWNIWQEIGYWSEGLTGQQVCYCENTLNAFRTWLQEKYGDLDGLNRAWNTRYLDWASVTPDRCAITRYPQPQNVDWHYFMDNVQIANVLRARAEAIREADPLKRPIFAHQSSPIIGSGTGWTYARCQDFLGASCYPAWHTFHAWDDGYPADGQPLDRYEALLTEMWDGVALRYDYIRSCNPRGNPIWAAEFQGGPVSTGFHKGRVPSPDDIRRWMLTAVGSGVTVISFWVTRAEIHMAEQNGFSLLDSEGDTTPRFEEAARVGQALNQHADLFAQPTRPWSQVAILINEWNYQLCNLLNQGYEHLPYDVRGWYRLLWDAGIPVDFVEASELDEAYIGQYKALILPFPLSLSEEVAQKLTRYVENGGNLISEAAPGRINEHAYCNRGELSPTMRKLFGVRQESFTMVREPGDAPRWSPPERTWGEYLDATMLDGVGPLAGHRLRANVYIETFICPGGEPILRHGDAIAGVVRHLGQGRAWLLGTYVGHNGTAYRDEKTQACVRALLAQCGVIPERVGELLLRKRVGRDKEAWLLTNPTNHEVIERIDTSGWTHVEDLLGEPIKREGETVTLVVRSLDVRVLVLQRS is encoded by the coding sequence ATGTCCGAATTAAAGAAGGACATGGAAAACTTGAAACGACATGGCTTCAACCTGATCAAACTGCAGGAACACTGGGCAGTAGATGAGCCGTTAGAAGGGCACTACGACTTCTCACGTTACGAGGAGCTGATCGAGCACGCGGCCCGGCTCGATCTGGGCGTCTATATCGGCTTGACGTGTGAACAGGCTCCCGGTTGGCTCTGGCGCAAGCACCCCGGCTGCCGTATGGTAGGACGTAACGGGCTCCCGATTGCCTACGAGGCACAGACCACCCTGCCCGCTGATGGCAAGCCCGGGCCGTGCTACGACCACCCCGGTGCTCGCGCTGACATGCAGCGGTTCATCAAACAGCTCGTGCACACGTTAGGCAAGTACGAGAACGTCATGGTGTGGAATATCTGGCAGGAGATCGGGTACTGGTCCGAGGGGTTAACCGGGCAGCAGGTTTGCTACTGCGAGAACACCCTTAACGCCTTCCGCACCTGGCTCCAGGAAAAATATGGCGACCTGGATGGCCTCAACCGAGCCTGGAACACGCGCTACCTAGATTGGGCTTCTGTCACGCCGGATCGCTGCGCCATCACCCGCTATCCCCAACCCCAGAACGTGGACTGGCACTATTTCATGGACAACGTGCAGATTGCCAACGTGCTGCGCGCCCGAGCTGAAGCCATCCGCGAAGCGGACCCCCTGAAGCGGCCGATCTTCGCCCACCAAAGCAGCCCGATCATCGGCTCGGGCACCGGCTGGACCTACGCCCGTTGTCAGGACTTCCTCGGCGCATCCTGTTATCCGGCCTGGCACACCTTCCATGCCTGGGACGATGGCTATCCCGCCGATGGCCAGCCATTGGACCGCTATGAAGCGCTGTTAACCGAGATGTGGGATGGCGTAGCGCTCAGATACGACTACATCCGCTCATGTAACCCGCGCGGTAACCCGATCTGGGCGGCCGAGTTCCAGGGAGGTCCCGTGAGCACTGGCTTCCATAAGGGCCGCGTCCCCTCGCCTGATGACATCCGCCGCTGGATGCTCACTGCGGTCGGCTCTGGCGTGACCGTCATCTCCTTCTGGGTGACGCGAGCGGAAATCCATATGGCTGAGCAAAACGGCTTTAGCCTGCTCGACAGCGAAGGGGACACCACACCGCGCTTTGAGGAGGCCGCGCGCGTAGGCCAAGCGCTTAATCAGCATGCCGACCTCTTCGCCCAGCCAACGCGTCCATGGTCTCAGGTCGCGATCCTCATCAATGAATGGAACTACCAGCTTTGCAATTTGCTCAACCAGGGCTATGAGCATCTGCCGTACGATGTGCGCGGCTGGTATCGGCTGCTATGGGACGCCGGCATCCCCGTGGACTTCGTCGAGGCTTCGGAACTGGACGAAGCGTACATCGGCCAGTACAAAGCACTGATCCTGCCCTTTCCGCTTTCACTGTCCGAGGAAGTGGCACAGAAATTGACACGCTATGTCGAAAACGGTGGAAACCTGATCAGCGAGGCCGCGCCGGGCCGCATCAACGAGCACGCTTATTGCAACCGAGGCGAGCTATCGCCCACCATGCGCAAGCTGTTCGGCGTGCGGCAGGAGAGCTTCACCATGGTGCGGGAGCCGGGAGATGCGCCCCGCTGGTCCCCGCCGGAGCGCACCTGGGGCGAGTACCTGGATGCAACGATGTTGGACGGGGTCGGGCCACTGGCTGGCCACCGATTGCGCGCCAATGTGTATATCGAGACCTTTATTTGCCCGGGAGGCGAGCCGATCCTGCGCCATGGCGATGCCATTGCCGGAGTGGTGCGTCATTTGGGTCAGGGGCGAGCCTGGCTGCTGGGGACCTACGTCGGCCATAATGGCACAGCTTATCGGGACGAAAAAACCCAAGCCTGCGTGCGCGCCTTGTTGGCCCAGTGCGGCGTGATACCGGAGCGCGTTGGTGAGCTGTTGCTACGCAAACGAGTAGGCCGGGACAAAGAAGCATGGCTCCTCACCAACCCGACGAATCACGAAGTGATCGAACGCATTGACACGAGCGGCTGGACACACGTTGAGGACCTGCTGGGTGAGCCGATAAAACGCGAAGGGGAGACTGTGACGCTTGTGGTGAGAAGTCTCGATGTGCGGGTGTTAGTGCTGCAGCGAAGCTGA
- a CDS encoding glycosyltransferase family 39 protein: MRLSTLKDQARSAARSPGLLVIALTALTLLLRTWELGRIPPWLWFDEAGNGLDARELLYGQFRLFFPRSLGKEPFYNYLITPFVAAWDGTVLAIRLPAALLGTLMVPTLYIAGRAFWRDSRCQGSVAGLAAASFWAVNYWPQSVNRIGLRVNTLPLVLTLAIVAWLLWTRWPSRRRAIFFGALAALTLYTYLAARATLLLWPLLWWTLPARQRQAVRPTVGWAVLAFGLTLAPLAGHFVANPQDAFQRTGSVITLVSARSVSQQARLLTESLGQVVGGFLGLAGDPLPRHNLPGRPPFAWLLAMLFALGGVLLLRGLRRREQRSWTLLLWWGVMILPATLAAENNPHFLRLFGALPAALLIAATPLAWVADRIVAFRSRLSPGKYRVTIGMLLLLLIGFWISDGTSAMHTYFVTWGRKTDLYSWYQGDIWSYGEQVSRRPDTIGLTSASPHFYILEYAFKQVQFLQVSVAEDEIEAQLTRLAPMLSGRRVAVPAWRDGVLVDTDPKEVLPFYLAREGELLERTPLKGFDLLWFQLGDQLQFAAPGRQATPVVEFGNGFKLLEFRWGTAYPNPARDSDIAEAGTAIWAVLTWQGAPIGSHKMPDLKAALDLVDLSGRRLVSDERPLLNAKHWPVSRWKTDDVARSYHLVTIPVTQLPGPIRLQARLYEAASLMPVRTRGLDARIAVDLATIEVLPNRRAVAVDTLPLVRRLDLPVAPGVTLLGLAPWPETTAPGQTLTLRAYWQITAEAGAQALTLTLGQDVAHTVFELPTGLPAGSIVHTDLNLRLPSDATSGVHLLRLGDIPIGDVMVVGRPRRFSVPAVWVPLSASFGDVVTLLGVDAPLEMRAGPDTLRATAGQPLKLTFIWQAHHPDDRELTRFVHLLGSDGRPIAQEDSVPCQGTCAASSWLSAEILSDEAILQVPQGLPTGRYRLAVGWYDAASLVRLPAQDQRGSPLPDDLLILPLAVKVTP, translated from the coding sequence ATGAGGCTGTCCACTTTAAAGGATCAAGCACGATCCGCAGCGCGTTCTCCTGGACTGCTGGTCATCGCTTTAACGGCGCTCACCCTTTTGTTACGCACTTGGGAACTCGGTCGCATCCCGCCGTGGCTCTGGTTCGACGAGGCTGGCAATGGCCTGGATGCGCGTGAGTTGCTCTATGGCCAGTTTCGGCTATTCTTCCCGCGCTCATTGGGCAAGGAGCCGTTTTATAATTATTTGATCACCCCTTTTGTGGCGGCGTGGGACGGCACTGTCCTCGCTATACGGCTGCCGGCAGCCTTGCTAGGCACCCTGATGGTTCCCACCCTGTACATCGCCGGCCGCGCCTTCTGGCGAGACAGCCGTTGCCAGGGGAGCGTGGCCGGGTTAGCGGCGGCAAGCTTTTGGGCGGTCAACTATTGGCCACAGAGCGTCAACCGGATCGGTTTGCGTGTGAACACGCTGCCGCTTGTGTTGACTTTGGCCATCGTGGCCTGGCTATTGTGGACGCGATGGCCCAGTCGCCGTCGCGCAATCTTCTTCGGCGCGTTGGCAGCGTTGACCTTGTATACATACCTGGCGGCGCGCGCCACGTTGCTCCTTTGGCCCCTGCTCTGGTGGACTTTGCCAGCTCGCCAACGGCAGGCCGTGCGACCGACGGTCGGCTGGGCTGTGCTCGCCTTTGGCCTGACCCTGGCGCCGCTGGCTGGCCACTTTGTTGCCAACCCCCAAGACGCGTTTCAGCGAACGGGCTCGGTGATAACTCTGGTAAGCGCTCGCAGCGTCTCTCAACAAGCTAGGTTGCTGACCGAAAGCCTGGGCCAGGTTGTGGGGGGCTTTCTAGGCCTGGCCGGCGATCCCCTGCCGCGTCATAATTTACCGGGCCGTCCGCCCTTTGCCTGGCTGTTGGCGATGCTGTTTGCCCTGGGGGGTGTCCTCCTGCTCAGAGGGCTGAGGCGCCGCGAGCAGCGAAGCTGGACGTTGCTGCTCTGGTGGGGAGTGATGATCCTGCCCGCAACGTTGGCGGCTGAGAACAATCCCCATTTTTTACGCCTGTTCGGCGCGCTGCCAGCTGCACTCCTGATCGCCGCAACGCCGCTGGCCTGGGTCGCCGACCGGATTGTGGCGTTCCGCTCTCGACTGTCTCCAGGAAAATATCGAGTGACCATAGGGATGTTGCTCCTGCTCCTAATCGGATTTTGGATCAGCGATGGCACGTCCGCCATGCACACATATTTTGTGACCTGGGGACGCAAGACCGATCTGTACTCCTGGTACCAGGGCGACATCTGGTCCTATGGCGAGCAAGTAAGCCGCAGGCCAGACACGATCGGATTGACATCAGCTAGCCCCCATTTCTACATTTTAGAGTACGCGTTCAAGCAGGTACAGTTCCTTCAAGTCTCCGTCGCCGAGGATGAGATCGAGGCTCAGTTGACTCGCCTCGCGCCTATGCTAAGCGGTCGACGTGTGGCGGTGCCGGCCTGGCGTGACGGGGTGTTAGTGGATACCGATCCGAAGGAAGTATTACCTTTCTATTTGGCCCGCGAAGGGGAGTTGCTGGAGCGAACACCGCTGAAAGGCTTCGATTTGCTCTGGTTCCAGTTGGGCGATCAGCTGCAATTCGCAGCTCCAGGTCGCCAGGCGACGCCTGTCGTCGAGTTCGGCAATGGCTTTAAGCTTCTAGAGTTTCGCTGGGGCACAGCCTATCCCAATCCCGCGCGGGACAGCGACATAGCCGAAGCGGGTACGGCGATCTGGGCGGTGCTGACCTGGCAGGGAGCGCCCATTGGCTCACACAAGATGCCCGACCTCAAGGCGGCGCTTGACCTCGTTGACCTATCAGGTCGCCGTTTGGTGTCGGACGAGCGGCCATTGCTCAACGCAAAGCACTGGCCGGTATCGCGCTGGAAGACAGATGACGTTGCGCGCAGTTATCACCTAGTGACGATCCCAGTTACTCAATTGCCCGGCCCGATTCGGCTGCAGGCGCGCCTGTATGAGGCCGCTTCGTTGATGCCGGTACGAACTCGGGGGCTGGATGCCCGTATCGCTGTCGATTTGGCCACGATCGAAGTCTTGCCGAACCGGCGCGCTGTTGCGGTCGATACATTGCCGCTCGTTCGACGCCTGGATTTGCCGGTAGCGCCAGGGGTCACCTTGTTGGGATTGGCGCCTTGGCCCGAGACGACTGCACCTGGCCAGACGCTGACGTTGCGCGCTTACTGGCAGATCACGGCAGAGGCTGGCGCGCAGGCGCTGACGCTAACCCTGGGCCAAGACGTTGCGCACACCGTCTTCGAATTGCCCACCGGGCTTCCCGCTGGCAGCATCGTACACACCGATCTGAATCTACGGCTGCCGTCCGATGCTACGTCCGGAGTCCACTTGTTACGTCTGGGCGACATACCGATCGGCGACGTGATGGTAGTGGGCCGGCCGCGACGGTTTAGCGTGCCCGCCGTTTGGGTGCCATTGTCGGCGTCGTTCGGTGACGTCGTGACGTTGCTAGGAGTAGATGCGCCTCTCGAGATGCGCGCCGGTCCCGATACGCTGCGCGCAACGGCTGGCCAACCGCTCAAGCTGACGTTCATCTGGCAAGCTCATCACCCAGACGATCGTGAGTTGACGCGCTTTGTGCATCTCTTGGGCTCCGATGGACGTCCGATTGCTCAGGAGGACAGTGTGCCATGTCAGGGCACATGCGCTGCGTCCTCTTGGCTTAGCGCTGAGATTCTGAGTGATGAGGCCATACTTCAAGTGCCGCAAGGCCTGCCAACTGGACGCTATCGGCTGGCCGTCGGCTGGTACGACGCTGCGTCGTTGGTTCGTCTGCCTGCGCAGGATCAGCGGGGCTCCCCATTGCCGGATGACCTCCTGATCCTGCCGCTGGCTGTGAAAGTGACTCCGTAG
- a CDS encoding tagaturonate epimerase family protein codes for MALEQLAGLKIYPNSEVELNGTLYFLAKDVRGKWLGILGDATGFEGLRQGDLLLCPLTAANAAALRARLPWLWPQPLGLRKSVGYGDRLGLATPGHVRATRRFDLAPVFAQQSVRENTRTGRSPQQVLDDAMWGVFQEGWRNPWGADADHLKAIADLDAYLAAGYTLYTVDPGSYVDDEAHIAPPTKVKAKVRALPWEALEDTEQDMERRYLGHVFDLGRLALSFDRETLWRAAAKYGHAIAHTASMYRYLLTTFPRLLTRPAQRGQEAEGRFELEISVDETETPTSPQEHFFIASELRRLGVHWISLALRYVGRFEKGVDYLGDLGEFEAEFSRHVAVAQALGPYKLSLHSGSDKFSLYPYIARHAGELVHVKTAGTSYLAALRSIANVAPGLFRQILRLACLRYPEDKASYHVSADPARLPRLEALADSELASVLELFDGRQVLHVTFGSVLDQFGEELKDVLTNHEETYYAILEEHFIKHLAPFAGR; via the coding sequence ATGGCTCTGGAACAGCTTGCCGGCCTAAAGATCTATCCGAATTCAGAGGTCGAGCTCAATGGCACTCTCTATTTCTTGGCCAAGGATGTCAGAGGCAAGTGGTTGGGCATCCTCGGCGATGCCACTGGCTTTGAAGGCCTGCGTCAGGGAGATCTCCTGCTCTGTCCCCTAACAGCGGCCAATGCCGCCGCACTACGGGCACGGCTTCCCTGGCTATGGCCACAGCCCTTAGGCCTGCGCAAATCGGTCGGCTATGGCGATCGGTTAGGGCTAGCCACGCCTGGCCACGTCCGAGCCACGCGACGGTTTGATCTGGCCCCCGTCTTCGCTCAGCAGTCCGTTCGTGAGAACACCCGCACAGGTCGCTCACCTCAGCAGGTGTTGGATGACGCCATGTGGGGGGTGTTTCAGGAGGGGTGGCGAAACCCCTGGGGAGCTGACGCTGACCATCTGAAGGCCATCGCTGACCTTGATGCCTATCTGGCAGCCGGTTATACCTTGTACACCGTCGACCCTGGCAGCTACGTAGACGATGAGGCACACATCGCCCCACCCACCAAAGTGAAGGCTAAGGTGCGAGCCCTACCTTGGGAAGCGCTCGAGGACACCGAGCAGGATATGGAACGTCGTTATCTGGGCCATGTCTTCGATTTGGGAAGGTTGGCTCTGTCTTTTGACCGGGAGACGCTGTGGCGAGCGGCGGCGAAATATGGACACGCCATCGCCCACACTGCATCGATGTACCGATATCTGCTTACGACCTTCCCTCGTCTCCTAACTCGCCCTGCCCAGCGAGGTCAGGAGGCGGAAGGGAGGTTTGAATTGGAGATCTCCGTAGATGAAACAGAGACGCCCACCTCACCACAGGAGCATTTCTTCATTGCCAGCGAGCTGCGACGGCTGGGAGTGCACTGGATCAGCCTGGCCTTGCGCTACGTCGGGCGCTTTGAAAAAGGAGTAGACTACCTCGGCGATCTTGGCGAATTCGAGGCGGAGTTCTCCCGGCACGTGGCCGTGGCGCAGGCGCTGGGCCCCTACAAGCTCAGCCTGCACTCCGGGTCGGATAAATTTAGCCTCTACCCTTATATCGCTCGTCATGCAGGTGAACTAGTGCATGTAAAAACCGCAGGCACCAGCTACTTAGCAGCATTGCGGAGCATCGCAAACGTGGCCCCTGGGCTTTTTCGCCAGATCTTAAGGCTCGCCTGCCTGCGATACCCGGAGGACAAAGCCTCGTATCACGTCTCCGCAGATCCCGCCAGGCTGCCAAGGCTTGAGGCCCTAGCCGACAGCGAGCTGGCTAGTGTGCTAGAGCTATTCGACGGACGGCAAGTACTACATGTGACCTTTGGATCAGTGCTGGATCAATTCGGAGAGGAGCTCAAGGATGTGCTGACGAATCATGAGGAGACGTATTACGCGATCCTAGAGGAGCACTTCATTAAGCACTTGGCGCCGTTTGCAGGGAGATAG
- a CDS encoding ROK family protein, whose amino-acid sequence MKPLAISILYQIHQSQPVTRRMLGEQTGLSASRVNTLVSYLIDRRLIREEVRQDGTRGRPAVSLSINPNAGRVLGLDIGGQYSRAVLSDLAGGVIASLIYPTQAVPDREVILSNIIRVVEAICQEGGVSPKEIAALGVGVRGIVDSRTGIVLDWPNTPSWAAAWAGLDLSTVLRTRLGVDLIVVDDSVRAMGLAAQRFGSARGSKNFLYVFLGTGIGSGVFVDGKPYRGGSGLAGELGHVTIADDGPWCSCGSRGCLETLASTRAVLRRVQERLAEPQLISSLRASYERKELTLDALIEAARAGDKLAFQILDETGTYIGKVLAIALNLLGPELVVLGGPLAQDGGIILEAVQRQVRLHALQHISSQTRIIYDDQGELVGAHGAALLALDALFTSPEHLGKLANMTVPSHRKR is encoded by the coding sequence ATGAAACCCTTGGCGATTTCGATCCTATATCAAATTCATCAATCGCAACCGGTCACCCGCCGGATGCTGGGCGAGCAGACGGGCCTGAGCGCAAGCCGGGTGAACACCTTGGTCTCCTACCTTATTGACCGCCGGCTGATCCGTGAGGAAGTGCGCCAGGATGGCACTCGTGGCCGCCCAGCTGTTTCCCTCTCTATCAATCCCAACGCCGGCCGGGTCCTCGGCCTCGACATTGGCGGCCAATACTCGCGCGCTGTGCTCAGTGACCTGGCCGGCGGCGTGATCGCTTCTTTGATCTACCCCACCCAGGCCGTTCCAGATCGTGAGGTGATCCTGTCTAACATTATCCGCGTGGTTGAGGCGATCTGTCAGGAAGGCGGCGTCTCCCCCAAGGAAATCGCCGCGCTCGGGGTTGGCGTGCGCGGCATCGTGGATTCCCGCACCGGGATCGTGCTCGACTGGCCGAACACTCCCTCCTGGGCCGCAGCCTGGGCCGGTTTGGACCTGTCTACAGTATTGCGCACTCGGCTAGGGGTAGACCTGATCGTCGTGGATGACAGCGTACGGGCAATGGGGCTGGCAGCTCAGCGTTTTGGCTCTGCCCGCGGCAGCAAAAACTTCCTTTACGTGTTCCTGGGCACCGGTATCGGCTCCGGCGTGTTCGTGGATGGTAAGCCCTATCGAGGCGGCAGCGGCCTCGCAGGCGAGCTAGGCCACGTGACCATCGCCGATGATGGCCCGTGGTGCAGTTGTGGAAGCCGGGGATGTTTGGAGACGTTGGCTTCTACCCGGGCAGTGCTGCGGCGCGTGCAAGAGCGGCTGGCTGAACCGCAGCTTATATCCTCACTGCGGGCCTCCTACGAAAGAAAAGAACTCACCCTGGACGCTTTGATCGAGGCTGCACGGGCGGGGGATAAGCTGGCATTTCAGATCCTGGACGAGACAGGGACCTATATAGGCAAGGTGCTCGCCATTGCGCTGAACTTGCTTGGCCCTGAGCTGGTGGTGTTGGGCGGACCATTGGCTCAGGATGGCGGCATTATCCTCGAGGCAGTGCAACGCCAAGTTCGCCTGCATGCCCTGCAGCATATCTCGAGCCAGACCCGGATTATCTACGATGATCAGGGCGAATTGGTCGGTGCACACGGTGCTGCGCTGCTGGCTTTAGATGCATTGTTCACTTCCCCTGAACATCTTGGCAAGCTGGCAAACATGACCGTCCCATCTCATCGAAAGCGATAA
- a CDS encoding AbrB/MazE/SpoVT family DNA-binding domain-containing protein, whose amino-acid sequence MQTKVSVRGQTVIPRPIREALGITSATRLQWAIKDGLIIVLPIPPDPVHSAVGVLKERGPSTADLLMERKAQRERET is encoded by the coding sequence ATGCAGACTAAAGTATCTGTACGCGGCCAAACCGTGATCCCCCGCCCCATCCGGGAAGCCTTAGGCATCACCTCTGCTACACGTTTGCAATGGGCGATCAAGGACGGCCTAATCATCGTACTGCCGATCCCGCCAGACCCAGTACACTCTGCTGTAGGGGTCCTAAAAGAGCGTGGGCCATCCACAGCAGACCTTCTGATGGAACGAAAGGCTCAGCGCGAGCGAGAAACATGA
- a CDS encoding NAD+ synthase, whose amino-acid sequence MRIDVKKALEINTDLVRRILTNFVREELTKVGYTRAVVGVSGGIDSAVTCAIAAEALGPENVLAVRMPYRTSNPASLADAQLLIDQLGVPSETVEITPMVEPLFARFPDMDHRRRGNVMARQRMIILYDLSEAWHGLVIGTGNKTEAMLGYTTLYGDSACAINPLGDLYKTQVRQMAAALNIPEPIRTKPPSADLWPDQTDEGEMGFSYDEVDQVLFLLFDRGYTIPEVVEQGFAEPFVRRVWKIVQRNQYKRLTPVIAKLSGRTIGRDFRYARDWGV is encoded by the coding sequence ATGAGGATAGATGTCAAAAAAGCTTTAGAGATCAACACCGATCTGGTACGGCGCATTTTAACGAACTTCGTGCGTGAAGAGTTGACCAAAGTGGGCTACACGAGGGCAGTGGTCGGCGTCTCCGGCGGCATTGACTCAGCGGTGACCTGTGCCATCGCCGCGGAGGCCTTGGGGCCGGAGAATGTGCTGGCCGTGCGCATGCCCTATCGTACCTCCAACCCAGCCAGTCTCGCAGATGCGCAGCTGCTCATTGACCAATTAGGCGTCCCTAGCGAGACGGTGGAGATCACGCCGATGGTCGAGCCGCTGTTCGCGCGCTTTCCAGACATGGACCATCGCCGGCGGGGCAATGTCATGGCCCGGCAGCGCATGATCATCCTCTACGACCTGTCCGAGGCTTGGCATGGCTTGGTGATCGGCACGGGCAACAAAACCGAAGCCATGTTGGGGTATACGACCCTCTATGGCGACTCGGCGTGTGCCATCAATCCCCTCGGCGACCTATATAAGACTCAGGTCCGGCAAATGGCGGCTGCGCTCAACATCCCGGAGCCAATTCGCACTAAGCCTCCCTCTGCTGATCTCTGGCCTGATCAGACGGACGAGGGGGAGATGGGCTTCTCCTACGATGAGGTAGACCAGGTACTCTTTCTGCTGTTCGATCGGGGCTATACGATCCCAGAGGTAGTGGAACAGGGATTCGCCGAACCCTTTGTGCGACGGGTATGGAAGATCGTGCAGCGGAATCAGTACAAGCGTCTGACACCTGTCATCGCCAAGCTCAGCGGACGTACGATCGGCCGCGACTTCCGCTATGCTCGGGATTGGGGAGTGTAG